Part of the Stackebrandtia endophytica genome is shown below.
CGGCTCATCGCGGTCGCCGACGGTATGGGGGGCATGGCCGCCGGCGATCTCGCGAGCAGCATCGTGATCGGTGCACTGTCGATTTTGGACGAGGATGTTCCTCGTGGTGACCTGACCGCGGCCCTGGCGGGTGCGGTCGAGGAGGCCAACGCCCGGATTCGCGCCACTGTGGAGGAAAATCCGCAGATGGAGGGCATGGGCACCACTTTGACGGGGTTCCTGTTCTCGGGCAGCACCTTGGGGATGGTGCACATCGGCGACTCGCGCGCCTATCGGTTGCGCGGTGGTGAGCTGGTTCAGGTCACCAAGGACGACACCTACGTTCAGATGCTGGTGGACGAGGGGCAGTTGAGCCCCGAGGACGCCGAGACCCATCCCCAGCGGTCGCTGCTGTTGCGCGCGCTGGGGTCCAACGAGGTCGAACCGACGTTCGCGTCGTTGGATGCGGTACCGGGGGACCGTTACCTGTTGTGCAGCGATGGTCTGTCCGGTGTGGTCAGTGATGAGACCATCGCCGACGTGCTGCGGCAGGTGCCCGACCCGCACGAGGCGGTGGATCGGCTGCTGCAGTTGGCGTTGCGCGGCGGTGCCCCGGACAACGTGACCGTCCTGATCGCCGACATCAGCGACGCCGACATCATCGAAGCCGCCCCGATCGTCGCCGGCGCCGCCGCATCCGGCCGTGACGAGGCCTCCAACGCCGACCCGTCGACGGCCGCCGCGAGAGCCGCCGCGACCACGAACGGCTCCGACCACCCGCCCGTCGCCGCCGTCGAGGAACCGGTGGAGGTCGAGCCGCCCCGAAAGCGCGGCAAGGCCCGCTGGTACGTGTTGATCGCCATCCTGTTGGTGGGCATCATCGTCAGCGCCGGTTATCTGGTCTATCAGGGACAGTATTTCGTCGGTGTCGACGACAACGGCAAGGTGGCGGTCTTCCAGGGCTTCAACGGCGAGGTCGTGGGCGTGACATTGTCGAGTGTGGAGATCGCGAGCGACCGCTCCATCGAGGACCTGACCCCCGACGCGCGCCGCAAGGTCGAGGCCGGGATTCCCGCCAACGATCGCGAACACGCCATCGACATCCTCGAGAACATGACCGACTCCAGCCCCAACAACGGCAATCTGCTCGACCTGTGCCCGCCGCCGGCGGATTCGACGAATCCGGAGAACGACGCCGCCGAGACGCCTTCACCCAGCACGTCCACCGGCCCCACGCCCGGGGTGGACTGCCGCGTGAACGAGTGACCGGGGAGGGTGGGTGACCGCGAAGCAGGCCGCACGGGTGCCGACGCGGCGCAACATCGAACTGGCGTTGTTGCTCCTGTCGATCCTGGTGTTGTTCGTGTTCCAGGTCGCCGTCGAGATCACCCTGCTCGGTGAACTGACCCAGACCGCGTTCGTTCTGGTCGGATTGATCGGCGCCGCACTGTTGGCGGGGCACGTACTGGTGCGGATCTTCGCGCCTTACGCCGACCCGGTGCTGCTGCCGTCCGCTGGACTGTTGACCGGTATCGGTGTGGTCTTCATCCGGCGTCTCGATCTCAGCGCACTGGAGTACGCCGGGGGTCCACTGGTCTACCCGACGCCGGCCGATCGCGCCGCGATCGGGGTGTTCAGCGACC
Proteins encoded:
- a CDS encoding PP2C family protein-serine/threonine phosphatase, with the protein product MTLTLRYAAVSDRGLIRSGNQDSVYAGPRLIAVADGMGGMAAGDLASSIVIGALSILDEDVPRGDLTAALAGAVEEANARIRATVEENPQMEGMGTTLTGFLFSGSTLGMVHIGDSRAYRLRGGELVQVTKDDTYVQMLVDEGQLSPEDAETHPQRSLLLRALGSNEVEPTFASLDAVPGDRYLLCSDGLSGVVSDETIADVLRQVPDPHEAVDRLLQLALRGGAPDNVTVLIADISDADIIEAAPIVAGAAASGRDEASNADPSTAAARAAATTNGSDHPPVAAVEEPVEVEPPRKRGKARWYVLIAILLVGIIVSAGYLVYQGQYFVGVDDNGKVAVFQGFNGEVVGVTLSSVEIASDRSIEDLTPDARRKVEAGIPANDREHAIDILENMTDSSPNNGNLLDLCPPPADSTNPENDAAETPSPSTSTGPTPGVDCRVNE